A genomic region of Arvicola amphibius chromosome X, mArvAmp1.2, whole genome shotgun sequence contains the following coding sequences:
- the LOC119805051 gene encoding diphosphoinositol polyphosphate phosphohydrolase 3-alpha isoform X1, whose translation MKCKPNQTRTYDPEGFKKRAACLCFRSEREDEVLLVSSSRYPDRWIVPGGGLEPEEEPDGAAVREVYEEAGVKGKLGRLLGVFEQNQDRKHRTYVFVLTVTELLEDWEDSVSIGRKREWFKIEDAIKVLQCHKPVHAEYLEKLKLGGSPTNGNSAAPSQPESEP comes from the exons AGGGCTTCAAGAAGCGCGCCGCGTGCCTGTGCTTTCGCAGCGAGCGAGAGGACGAGGTGCTGCTGGTGAGCAGCAGCCGCTACCCCGACCGCTGGATCGTGCCCGGCGGGGGCTTGGAGCCCGAGGAGGAGCCGGACGGCGCGGCGGTGCGCGAGGTGTACGAGGAGGCGGGAGTCAAGGGGAAGTTGGGCCGGCTGCTGGGTGTCTTCGAGCAGAACCAGGACCGCAAGCACCGGACCTACGTGTTCGTGCTCACCGTCACCGAGCTGCTGGAGGATTGGGAAGACTCGGTCAGCATCGGCAGGAAGCGAGAATGGTTCAAGATCGAAGATGCCATCAAGGTCCTCCAGTGCCACAAGCCCGTGCATGCCGAGTACCTGGAGAAACTGAAGCTGGGCGGCTCCCCGACTAATGGAAACTCAGCCGCCCCGTCCCAGCCAGAGAGCGAGCCCTA a
- the LOC119805051 gene encoding diphosphoinositol polyphosphate phosphohydrolase 3-alpha isoform X2, translated as MKCKPNQTRTYDPEGFKKRAACLCFRSEREDEVLLVSSSRYPDRWIVPGGGLEPEEEPDGAAVREVYEEAGVKGKLGRLLGVFEQNQDRKHRTYVFVLTVTELLEDWEDSVSIGRKREWFKIEDAIKVLQCHKPVHAEYLEKLKLGGSPTNGNSAAPSQPESEP; from the coding sequence AGGGCTTCAAGAAGCGCGCCGCGTGCCTGTGCTTTCGCAGCGAGCGAGAGGACGAGGTGCTGCTGGTGAGCAGCAGCCGCTACCCCGACCGCTGGATCGTGCCCGGCGGGGGCTTGGAGCCCGAGGAGGAGCCGGACGGCGCGGCGGTGCGCGAGGTGTACGAGGAGGCGGGAGTCAAGGGGAAGTTGGGCCGGCTGCTGGGTGTCTTCGAGCAGAACCAGGACCGCAAGCACCGGACCTACGTGTTCGTGCTCACCGTCACCGAGCTGCTGGAGGATTGGGAAGACTCGGTCAGCATCGGCAGGAAGCGAGAATGGTTCAAGATCGAAGATGCCATCAAGGTCCTCCAGTGCCACAAGCCCGTGCATGCCGAGTACCTGGAGAAACTGAAGCTGGGCGGCTCCCCGACTAATGGAAACTCAGCCGCCCCGTCCCAGCCAGAGAGCGAGCCCTAG